The Cellulomonas fulva genome includes a window with the following:
- a CDS encoding GNAT family N-acetyltransferase, whose translation MVSIRKVPRTATATEPAAALLRGYVDVQNELARLTWSGDDYVRTPEEVLAAHDDDGLVVRLVAVDDDAPDEPAPDAVLGTGLVYMPLRDNTSWAYLGVGVRPPHRGRGLGTLLHDAATSIAREHERTTFMAETDHGAEPPEGPGAITAPTGAGRIPADDPGVRFLGSRGWQLEQTSRRSLLRLPVDPDLLERLHRESLAAAGTDYRTVGWDGPVPDAWHDAMARLFAVMSDGTPMAGIEYEQELWDTARVRRRDEEHERRGITSWTTAVQHVPTGDLVGYSVIMAIPPSTTFLHQEDTLVLPEHRGHRLGMLLKTENLRRTVAARPDAERIGTWNAEENDHMLAINIALGFRPSGCGGVFQRKLG comes from the coding sequence ATGGTCAGCATCCGCAAGGTGCCCAGGACGGCCACGGCGACGGAGCCGGCGGCCGCGCTGCTGCGCGGTTACGTCGACGTGCAGAACGAGCTCGCACGCCTCACCTGGAGCGGCGACGACTACGTGCGCACGCCCGAGGAGGTGCTCGCGGCACATGACGACGACGGCCTCGTCGTCCGGCTCGTGGCGGTCGACGACGACGCCCCCGACGAGCCCGCTCCCGACGCGGTCCTCGGCACCGGCCTGGTGTACATGCCGCTGCGGGACAACACGTCCTGGGCGTACCTCGGCGTGGGCGTCCGGCCGCCGCACCGCGGGCGCGGGCTCGGCACGCTGCTGCACGACGCCGCGACGAGCATCGCGCGCGAGCACGAGCGCACCACGTTCATGGCCGAGACGGACCACGGCGCCGAGCCGCCCGAGGGCCCCGGCGCGATCACCGCCCCGACCGGGGCGGGCCGGATCCCCGCGGACGACCCGGGCGTGCGCTTCCTGGGCTCGCGGGGCTGGCAGCTGGAGCAGACGTCGCGCCGCTCGCTGCTCCGGCTGCCCGTCGACCCCGACCTGCTCGAGCGTCTCCACCGCGAGTCGCTCGCCGCCGCCGGCACCGACTACCGGACGGTGGGCTGGGACGGGCCGGTGCCGGACGCGTGGCACGACGCGATGGCACGGCTGTTCGCCGTCATGAGCGACGGCACGCCGATGGCGGGCATCGAGTACGAGCAGGAGCTGTGGGACACCGCGCGGGTCCGCCGGCGCGACGAGGAGCACGAGCGCCGCGGCATCACGTCGTGGACCACCGCGGTCCAGCACGTGCCGACCGGCGACCTCGTCGGGTACTCCGTGATCATGGCGATCCCGCCGTCGACGACGTTCCTGCACCAGGAGGACACGCTCGTCCTGCCGGAGCACCGCGGCCACCGCCTCGGCATGCTCCTGAAGACGGAGAACCTGCGCCGGACGGTCGCCGCGCGCCCCGACGCCGAGCGCATCGGCACGTGGAACGCCGAGGAGAACGACCACATGCTCGCGATCAACATCGCGCTCGGCTTCCGGCCGTCCGGCTGCGGCGGCGTGTTCCAGCGCAAGCTCGGCTAG
- a CDS encoding PadR family transcriptional regulator: protein MRHPHDGFGRRDPRPEPTDPITQRGWNERRRRPDGRYPDDAGWSGPAGGGAWRGRRGPGGPGPGPDEGWGPRGGRGFGHGGPHGHGGRGFGPGFGPGFGGPGSRGRRAGRGDIRAAVLLLLADQPMHGYQLIQEIAERTEGRWRPSPGAIYPALALLEDEGLVTIEVTSGRKMATLTEAGGTYVTEHADELGDPWAAAAERPEHPGHVMRAAVGALAGAAEQVARTGTPEQVKQAAEILDTARRHLYALLAEPTNEA, encoded by the coding sequence ATGCGACACCCTCATGACGGGTTCGGGCGGCGCGACCCGCGCCCCGAGCCCACCGACCCGATCACCCAGCGCGGCTGGAACGAGCGGCGACGCCGCCCGGACGGCCGCTACCCCGACGACGCCGGCTGGTCCGGCCCCGCCGGCGGCGGCGCGTGGCGCGGCCGCCGCGGTCCCGGCGGTCCCGGCCCCGGTCCCGACGAGGGCTGGGGACCGCGCGGCGGCCGGGGCTTCGGCCACGGCGGCCCGCACGGCCACGGCGGACGCGGCTTCGGGCCGGGCTTCGGTCCCGGCTTCGGTGGCCCCGGCAGCCGGGGGCGCCGCGCCGGTCGCGGTGACATCCGCGCCGCGGTGCTGCTGCTGCTCGCCGACCAGCCGATGCACGGCTACCAGCTCATCCAGGAGATCGCCGAGCGCACCGAGGGCCGCTGGCGGCCCAGCCCCGGAGCGATCTACCCCGCCCTCGCGCTGCTCGAGGACGAGGGCCTGGTGACCATCGAGGTGACGTCCGGCCGCAAGATGGCGACGCTCACCGAGGCGGGCGGCACCTACGTCACGGAGCACGCCGACGAGCTCGGCGACCCGTGGGCCGCGGCGGCCGAGCGGCCCGAGCACCCCGGGCACGTGATGCGTGCCGCGGTCGGTGCCCTGGCGGGTGCGGCCGAGCAGGTCGCGCGGACCGGGACTCCGGAGCAGGTGAAGCAGGCCGCCGAGATCCTCGACACGGCCCGCCGCCACCTCTACGCGCTCCTCGCGGAGCCGACCAACGAGGCCTGA
- a CDS encoding ABC transporter ATP-binding protein: MTGPTSARGLGVVDAVVRYPAARRGRPGTTAVDGVSLDVPRGEVLALLGPSGCGKSSLLRAVAGLEPLAGGTVTWDDEPVVDVPVHRRDFGLMFQDGQLFPHRDVAANIAYGLAGRRRGEVAARVERLLELVGLPGAGPRAVATLSGGERQRVALARALAPAPRLLLLDEPLSALDRSLRERLALDLRAALLATGTTALFVTHDQDEAFTVADRVAVMSAGRLLQVDRPAELWRAPADEQVARFLGYEGFVVASAAPPALRDALPASVPADATIALAPGALVVDPAAGALVGDVLAVRTRRGRPSVHVAVPGLGALTALASGTDLPAPGDPVHLRPDGDQVAVLRA, encoded by the coding sequence GTGACGGGTCCGACGAGCGCGCGCGGGCTGGGCGTGGTCGACGCGGTGGTCCGCTACCCGGCGGCGCGGCGCGGCCGGCCGGGGACGACGGCCGTCGACGGCGTGAGCCTCGACGTGCCGCGGGGGGAGGTGCTCGCGCTGCTGGGACCGTCCGGCTGCGGCAAGTCGTCGCTGCTGCGCGCGGTCGCCGGCCTCGAGCCGCTCGCCGGCGGGACGGTGACGTGGGACGACGAGCCGGTGGTCGACGTCCCGGTGCACCGCCGCGACTTCGGGCTCATGTTCCAGGACGGGCAGCTGTTCCCGCACCGCGACGTCGCGGCGAACATCGCCTACGGGCTGGCGGGCCGGCGGCGCGGCGAGGTGGCCGCGCGCGTCGAGCGGCTGCTCGAGCTCGTCGGGCTGCCGGGTGCCGGACCCCGCGCGGTGGCGACCCTGTCCGGTGGCGAGCGCCAGCGCGTGGCGCTCGCGCGCGCCCTGGCCCCCGCGCCGCGCCTCCTGCTGCTCGACGAGCCGCTGTCCGCGCTCGACCGGTCCCTGCGCGAGCGGCTCGCGCTCGACCTGCGCGCAGCGCTGCTCGCGACCGGCACCACGGCGCTGTTCGTCACCCACGACCAGGACGAGGCGTTCACCGTGGCGGACCGGGTGGCGGTGATGTCGGCGGGCCGGCTGCTGCAGGTCGACCGGCCGGCGGAGCTGTGGCGCGCGCCCGCCGACGAGCAGGTCGCGCGCTTCCTCGGCTACGAGGGGTTCGTCGTCGCGTCCGCTGCCCCGCCCGCCCTGCGTGACGCCCTGCCCGCGTCGGTGCCGGCGGACGCGACGATCGCGCTGGCGCCCGGCGCGCTCGTCGTCGACCCGGCTGCCGGTGCGCTCGTCGGGGACGTCCTCGCGGTCCGCACCCGGCGCGGCCGGCCCTCCGTGCACGTCGCCGTCCCCGGCCTCGGGGCGCTCACCGCCCTGGCGTCCGGCACGGACCTGCCGGCGCCGGGCGACCCGGTGCACCTGCGTCCCGACGGCGACCAGGTCGCGGTGCTGCGGGCGTGA